A single region of the Garra rufa chromosome 6, GarRuf1.0, whole genome shotgun sequence genome encodes:
- the rps6 gene encoding small ribosomal subunit protein eS6 — protein sequence MKLNISFPATGCQKLIEVDDERKLRIFYEKRMATEVAADSLGDEWKGYVVRISGGNDKQGFPMKQGVLTHGRVRLLLSKGHSCYRPRRTGERKRKSVRGCIVDANLSVLNLVIVKKGEKDIPGLTDTTVPRRLGPKRASKIRKLFNLSKEDDVRKYVVRRPLNKEGKKPRTKAPKIQRLVTPRVLQHKRRRIALKKQRTLKNKEEAAEYTKLLAKRMKEAKEKRLEQIKRRRLSSLRASMSKSESSQK from the exons CTCAATATCTCGTTCCCCGCCACTGGCTGCCAAAAGCTGATAGAAGTTGACGATGAGCGCAAACTGAGGATCTTCTATGAGAAGCGCATGGCCACAGAGGTGGCTGCAGACTCTCTGGGTGATGAGTGGAAG GGATACGTTGTGCGCATCAGCGGAGGCAATGACAAACAGGGCTTCCCCATGAAGCAGGGTGTGCTGACTCATGGACGTGTGCGTCTCCTCCTTAGCAAGGGTCACTCCTGTTATCGCCCTCGCCGTACTGGTGAGCGTAAACGCAAGTCTGTCCGAGGCTGCATCGTTGACGCCAACCTTAGCGTTCTCAACTTGGTCATTGTCAAGAAGG GTGAGAAGGACATTCCTGGGCTGACTGATACCACTGTCCCTCGCCGCCTGGGACCCAAGAGAGCTAGCAAGATCCGTAAGCTCTTCAACCTGTCCAAAGAGGATGATGTCAGGAAGTATGTGGTCAGGAGACCTCTCAATAAAGAAG GTAAGAAGCCCAGGACTAAGGCCCCTAAGATTCAGCGTCTGGTTACGCCCCGAGTGCTGCAGCACAAGCGCAGACGCATTGCTCTCAAGAAGCAGCGCACACTGAAGAACAAGGAGGAGGCCGCAGAATACACCAAACTGCTGGCCAAGAGGATGAAG gagGCCAAAGAGAAACGCCTAGAACAGATTAAGAGACGCCGTCTCTCCTCTCTGAGAGCCTCCATGTCCAAGTCAGAGTCAAGCCAGAAGTGA